The segment CACGATTCTCGGTCTGAACTCGGGCCGGACCGTTGCCATCAGCTTGGCAAGCAGTCCAAGACCGGCGTGTTGGTTGTTCAGTGCGGGGGAGCTCACCAGCTAACCTCTTTTCCGGTCAGCAGCCCTGCCTTCTCAAGGGCCCGGCGGGCGTCCTCGACACTGAGGTGGCCGTAGACGTCGATGGTGGTCGCTACCGATGCGTGGCCAAGCAGGCTGCTGATCACCTCGATGGGCGTTCCGGCCCGTAGCAATCGGGTGGCATAGGTGTGGCGGAACCAGTGCGGGTCAAAATCCACCCCCGTATTTCGCCGCAAGCGTTGCACCAGGTCATAGACTCCCGCGTAGCTCATCGGCCGTCCGCGGGCGCCCGCCCACAGATTCACGAACACATAGTCGCTGTCGAGATCGCCGTATTCCTCATGGAGGTAATCGCCGTAGAGCCGCACAACATCCGCGCCAATCGGTATCGTGCGCGGCGAAATGGACTTCGCCCGTGCCCGGTTGGCGTTCACCCGTCGGCGGATCGTCAGCTCGCCCTCGGCGACTGCAATGTCCTCGTGCCGCAGCCCGAGCGCTTCGCCAATGCGGATTCCCGACTCCCACAGCAGGACGAACAGGAACCGGTCCCGCAGCCGCGTGCACGCATCCAGCACTGCCTGGGCCTTCGCCGCAGGCAGTACCGTGGGCAACCTCTTGGGCTCACGCAGTTTCACGATCCGGCGCCGCTGCGGCCTGTCCCCGGCAAGGTGGGCAAGGAACGGTCTCCACCCCGTTCTTCGATGCCGGACAGTTTCGAACTCGGTGACAAGGTCGCCCAGCGGGACCCCATGACGGGAGTGGAACACGTAGAGGCCGCTGACCGCCGCGAGCTTGCGGTTCACCGTGCCCGGCCCACAATAATGGGAAGCCGACGGCAATAACGTCACGTCAGCGGCGCGCCCGGCAGGCGGAAGCCGCAGCCAGGCCACGAACTCGCCCACGTTCTCCAGCCTCACCTGACGCCAATCAAGATCGCGGTACCTGAGAAAGACGAACCAGTCCTTGAGATCATGCGCATACGCCTTGAGCGTGTTCGGTGACCGCTCGACGTCGGTCAGGTAAGCCAGGAACCGCTCCACCGGCTCGATGACACCATGATCATCAAGCACAGTCCACGACTCAAGCGGCGAACCGGACACCATAACTCGTTGAACCTGCATTAACCCTCCCGCGATCCCGTGTGATGGACAGCTTCAGATAAGCACCTCCATCACGCGGAATTGCACGGTTACCGGCCTCGTGCTGCACGTCAAGGACACCACGTTTCCGGCCCCAGATAAATTGCACGAATCTAGGATCCCATCCGCCCTCCAGAAGGTGCGTTGCGTAGGAGCGTCGCAGTGAGTGCAGATCCAGGCCATCCAGCGGCAGTCCCAGCTCGTCCAGGTAACGCCGGAGCCGGCGCAGCAGGGTGGATTCGCAGATCAGACCGCCGCGTTCGCTGGGGAACAGGTCCAGCGTTTCAAGCGTTCCCCGCCCGTTGGCGAGCCAGTCCTCGATGACCCCGGCCGTCCAGTCGAAGACCGTCAGGACGCTGCGGGGTTTGTGCGGGGAGCCCTTGCGTGACTTGCCGAAGCGGACCTTGCAGAGGCCTGTTTTTCCGAACCTTCGCGCTTGCGGGTTGGTCGCGAAATCGATGGTCTGCAGGTGCCGGAGTTCGTTGAACCTGAGCCCGTACGAGTAGGTGATTTTCAGCATGACCGCGTCGCGGTAGGCTGCTTTCCAGCCCTTCTTGCCTGAGGCCGCTTTGAGTTCGACCTGGTCATCCGCGTGGTCGAACAGCATCTGCAGTTCAGCCTTGGTGAACGGCCGCTTCGAAGGACGCCCTTCGTACTCTTGAGTGTGCGCAGCGGTGTTCCAGTCAAAGAAGACCTGGGACGGGTGCGTGCCAAAACGCTCCTCACAGACCTGGTCCCAGCCATAGTCGGGGTTGGATACGTAGGACGTGAACCGGCGGAGGGCGGACTGGTAACCGCGGATCGTGGAGTGCTTCAGTTGATGGATCGAGCGCAGGTCACCGAAATACTCCTCGACATGGGCCGGTGACCAGTTCCACGGGAACTCGTTCACATGGTTCACGAACCTTCGGACACATCCGATGCCCTTATCAATCGTGTCGAACTGAAGGTTCCTGGAGAGCTGCTGGTTGCGCCAGCCCGTAAGCATGTCCTCGAGCGTCTGTTCCTCGGGATGCAGCAGCCGAACAGCACTCAGTTGCAGCACGCGCCCGGACCCATCGACCGCCATTTTCGCCTCCAAATCACGCCAGAATCATGTTCATAATTTGAATCAATGATTCATCAAACGCATCATCACGACAAAACCGCAGGTCAGAGGCGCGTCTCACGCCGTCACAGACAACCACACGCGGCCTTCTGGATCGTCCGGGAAGCTGCCCGTCAGGGTTGCGGGGGTGCAAGAATCCGCGAAATCCCGGGGTGAGTGAGCCCGTCCCGGCTGTCCTGTCTCATCCAACGTGATGCACGGAGCGTCCAGATTACGCGGGTGCGTCAACTGTAGTGAGACAGATTCTCCCGATTTGTCTCACTACAGTTGACGCAGATTGGAGAATCTCAATGCGTACCAGGGTTCAAGTTCAGTGCCTTGGCGGAGCATTCTTCAGCTTCGGTCGACGTGCCTAAGGGGAACTGGAACCTTGATGGGCTTTTATGATCGATTCCGTCTACTCTTGCGGCATGCAAAGTTCACATCCTGCACGCGGCCTCGGCGCTGAGAACCTAGGTCGCGTTCCACCCGTCCGGGATCTCATCTGCTCCGGCGGGCGCGATGAGTGATCTTGCGGCGGTCCTTGGTCGTATCGAGCTTGGCTTGAACGCTCTGGGGAGACAGGCAGTGTTAGAGAAATTGCTTCCGGGTAAAACTGGGTCCCGGGTCAGGGACTGCATCAATTCAGTTGCCCTGCCTTCCAATGCCCAGGTCGAGTCGCTGTTCGGGTGGCGCAACGGAACGAACACACAATCCGTGACGTCGCTTGATGACATTCATGTCTTCCCTGGCTTCTACTTCCTTTCGATTGAAGATGCGACAGCCAACTACCGAGCTTTCCGCAATGATGATCGTTGGAGTCATGGATGGCTGCCCCTGTTTGCAAACGGAGGGGGCGACTTTTACGTGGTTGACCTCGCAAGTGATTGCCCAGGATCCGTTCGGCATTTCCGGATTGACGAGGACGAACATCCTCTCGAGTTCGAATCGATCGCGGCAATGGCAACCACAATGGCTGCAGCCTTTGAAAGAGGCACCTTCTTCGTCGACTCTGACGGCTACCTCGAAATGGACGACATCGCTTTTGCCGCGTTGGCCGCGGAACTAAACCCGCTTGTTCCTTGGTGGAACGAGACCATTCAAGGCTAGGTAACGATCAAGTACGGTGTGACGGTCTCCGGGCCCAAGGTCCATCATGGCTTGGGCGGGCTGATGGTGTCGGGTCCGCGGAATCCGGGTAGCCAGTCTGTGTCCATCCAGTGCCGTAGGGGGTCTGAGGCTCCGCGGGGGTGCCAGCCGTCAGTGAGTTCAATGCTGATGCGGTCCAGGAATTGGTCGGGGTGGCGCGAGTGGGCTATTTCGTCCCAGTGTGGTGAGCTGATCGCGGCGGTGAGGGTGACGATGGCGGGGTAAAGCGAGGCGGCTACGATGGCGTGGCTGTTGGCGTGCCGGGGCTGATCGGCTGCCAGTTCGTCGTAAATTCCGGTAGTGGCAGGGAAGTGATGTAACTGGTCGTACCAGGTCCAGTTGATGACGCGGGCGACGTGGAAGGCTTTGCGGACTGTGGAGCGCCCGTGGCTGGTGATGAGGTTTTTGTGGTGGTGCCAGGCGGCGGTGATCTCCGGGGCCGCACGGATGGAGAACTGGTCCGTGAAACCGGCGACGCCCTCGCCGGTCCAGAGTCCATGACGCGGGCAGATGACCATTTCGTGGGTGGTGTAGATCTGCACGTACCGGCCGGCGCCGTGGGCAAGTGCGCAGCGGTGGCAAGCGGCAGTGTGGGTTGTGCGGATGGGGCGTCCGGCCAGTTTCTGCCGCAGTGACGGGGCGGGGTCGTGCTGGCCAAGCTGCGGCATAGCGAGGACCAGAACGGCGGGGTCGTTGTTCGCCAAGACGGCAAGAGTTTCGAGCCATGGCCGGCGGCTGCTCTTCAGGAGCGTTCTGAGCTGTCGGGGCTGGAGGGAGTTGGCAGTTCCGAGCCGCCGGATAATGGAGGGAGTGGTCTCGTCTTTGTAGACGCGGACCGGGCGTGGCAGCGGCCGCGAAGGGATCCGCACTGCGGCGGTTGTCATCGTGGGGCTGCAGTGGTCGTGGCCGGTCGTGGTGCGAGGGATTCGGCTGCGTGGTCGATGCTGGTCTCGTTCAGCAGTTCGCGGTCGATTTTCTCGGTGCCGGTGAGGATGGCCATGATGGCGGCTTGGCGGATCAGGTGGGAGAGGCTACTGATGCTGCCGCCGGTGCGGTAGTGCAGATGCTGGGCCTGGGCGGTGAGGGTGCCGGGTTCGTGGTGGTGCAGGCGCAGGCCGTTTTCGAGGGTGGCGACCAGGGCTTCCCATTCTTCGGTGAACGGGAACGGGCCGGTGGTTTTGAGAACGGAGCGGGCGGAGATCTGCCGTCCGCGGAGCCCGGTGAACAGGCCGGAGTTTTCGACGTTGATGCCGGCGTAGACGAAGGTGGCTGGCATGTGTTCGGTGAAGTATTTGAGGTGGTCTGACATGTCTTCGCCGGCGCTGGTGGCCAGGTTGAGGTTGTGGATCTCGTCGATTTTACCGACCGCAGGAGCTCGTGAAGCGGCTCTGAACTGCGACGATACATAGACTACATGTCCGCGACGGCGAGTTGGGGCCATTGCTGCAGCGTGTCGGGGTGGTCTCGGTGTTGGCAATGTGGTGCCGGCCCGGTGACCAGGGATTTCCTGGGCGCCGGGCCGGACGGAGCGGGACGGTCTGGATTTTCAGCTGCCCGCGATCTGGGCTTCGAGATCGGCGACGCGCCGGTCCTGGAAGCGCAGGTTCGAGCGGGCGGCCTTGAGCCGCTCGTCGAGAGCGCGGTTCTCGGCGGTCAACTGGCGGACGCGCTGTTTGAGGGTGGTGTTCTCGGTGGTGATCCGCTGGACGGCTTCCTCGGTCCATTCGGCCTGCAGGTCACGGATCTGGCCGAGGAGTTCACCGATGCGGGTGCGCTGGGTGAGGATCTCGGCCTGGGCGGCTTTGAGACCGTCTTCGGCGTTCAGGGCGCGTTCGCGCCAGGTCAGCTCGCGTTCGCTGTCCTGGTCGGCGAGCATCCGGGGCCGGTGTTCACCGGCCTCGGCCATCGCCGTTGCGATAGCGGTTCTGGCCTCGAAGTTGTCGTAGAGGAAGGTGCGCGAGACATCCGCCCGGCGGGCGACGGCGGCAACGCTGACCCGGGCCTTTTCGCGCCGGAGCCGGGCGATGGCCTGATGGACCCGCTCAAGGGCGGTTTCGGTCTTGCGGCGGCGGGCGGCCTGGGCCGCCGCCGTGCGGGGCTCAGGGACGGCAGCGGTGTTCATGCGACGTCCTCTTCGGGGCTGATGTCCTCGATGGTGGACGTATCGCTGTATCCGCTGTACTCGCTCTCCTCGTCGTTGCCCGCGTCGGCGAGGTCGGTGGCGCGGAAGGCGGTGGACCACACGCGGTGAAAGTAGTCCTGGGGTTTGCGCAGGTCCAGGGCCAGGGCGTCCTCGAGGAGACCGAGGCCGGCCAGGGCCTTCTCCAGGCCATCGATGGCACGGGCGGTGGGCTCGAAGTGCCGGTGGAGATAGTCGGCGGTGGCGTCGTCCGGGGCGCCTTCGGCCAGCAGCCGCCACTGCTCGCGCTTGCGGCGCCAATAGAGGAGGTCGGCGCCTGAGAGGACGAACTTGTCGCAGTTATGGCAGTCCAGGTTCCAGGGGCAGGCGCCGCCGGAGACGACGGGCTGGAAGGTGCAGAACCCGCCCTCGGCCGGAGTGCTGCGGCGCGACAGGTCGATCGCCAGGGCCTGGGCCTGCTGGCGGGTGAGCGGGGCTGCGTCCCCGGCCAGGAGCTCGCCGGGTTGGGCCGTGCCGGGGCCGGCGACCCAGACGTGCTGAAGCACGTTCTCCAGGTCGGAGCTGGTCAGGTGGACGTAGTGCTCCGCCATCCGGTCACTGACCTGTCCGAGGTATCGGCGGATGTGGGTCAGGGTCGCGCCGTGGCGCAGCAGGTTGGTGGCCAGGGTATGGCGCGCCTGGTGGGGGACGTAGTGGCCGAGGTCCATGGCGTCCACCCAGGGACGGAACCGGCTGTAGAACCACTGGTGGGTCAGCGAAGCCGTCCCGTCGTGGCTGCGGTAGGTCGTGGGAAACAGGGCCAGTCCGGCCCGTTGGGCTCCGGTCGGCCGGTGGCCGTAGCGGGCGGTGAAGCGGTCCAGGGTCTTGCGCTGGCGTTCGGCAAGGATCCCGTAGAGGCGTTCGGGTATGCGGATCGCGACATCGTAGTTGCCGACCTTGGTCTGGTCATGCCAGAACATCGCCAGGCCGCCGTAGCGGCCGATGCAGTCCCACCGCACCTTGATTACCTCCCCGATGCGGCGGCCGGTGATGACGGTGGTCTCCCAGATGTCGCGGGCGCCGTTGTCGCTGGCGTCGTGGGTTGCGGCCAGTTCGGCAAGATTCGCCTCGTCTGCCAGGGCCCGGGCGACCTCGTCGGGGAAGGGCCGACGCGCGGTCCGGCCGGTGGCGGCGCCGGCACTCGGAAACGCGATGATGAACTCCCGGTCCAGGCCCAGCCGTTCGACGGCGCCGCTGTCCAGGGCCCCGCGCATCAGTTTGCGGACGGCGTTGAACACCACCGACCGGGTGACGGTGGTGACGATGCTCGCGGTCCCGTCCATCCGTTTGACGGCCAGCGAGGGGAGCCCATCGCGTTCGCGGTGGCGTTGGTCGGCGACGAACCTTTGGGCGTGCTCTTCCCGCAGGGCCGCCGGGTCGTGGCCACCGCCAGGGGCGTCGACTTCCAGGAAGGTTCCCAGCTCGACGGCTGCCCGGCGCAGGTTGTCGACCGGGCCGGCCGAGCGCGGGCAGCGCGGGGACCGGAGCAGGTCCGCCAGGTGGTCCCACGTCAGATCCCGCAGCCAGCGCTGCGGGATGCCGGTCAGGTCGAGGTGGCTCAACCGGTGCGGGAACAGCACCCCGAAGTGCTCGGTCTCCAGGAACCCGGCGTCCCTGGCCTGCTCAGGGGTGAAGTAGACCAGGCGCAGCTCGTGCAGGATCTCCTTGGCGATCGCGGCGGAACCGCTGTCCACGCGCTCGAAGTCGAAGTCGACCAGCGAGTCCACCTCGAGTCTGCGGCAGGTGGTCACCAGCGACCGGATCCGGACCAGGTCCCAGCGGCTGGGCCGGGTCCGGCGGGTGTGGACGGACAGCCCCCACTGGATCTCGGCGCGCACCAGGGGCCGCAGCCCGCGAAGATTGATCTGCCCCGGCCACGGCTGGGCGATAACGGCAGCGCACCAGTCTTGGAACGCGGCCTGGTCGCCGTACCCGATCGGCACCGTCTTTCCGAACCTCTCGTATTGCTGCCACCAGTTGTGCGGCATCGCGGCGTCCCCGGGCCGGCCGTCACGGCGGTAGCGGCTGCCGTGCCACGCGCACAGCCCCAGCGGGGAGTCTGCCAGATTCGGGCAGACGACCGCACCGCAGCGCCCGTAGCCGGGGCACGCCGGTTCGCCGCTGACCCAGGCAGCGAAGGAGCCGCTGTCCTCTCCCTCGCCCTTGCGTGCGGCCCAGCGGCTCACATGGCGCTGGCACAGCCCCAGGTCATTGCCGGCTGCAGGGCGCTCAGGGCAGATCCGGCAGATGGCCTCTTCCGCTCCGGCGCGCCGGTCCAGGCCCTGGGCGGCGGACACGAAGGCGGCCCTGCCCACGCCGTGCCCGCTGTCACGGGTCCACTGACGCTGATGCTCCGAGCACAGGTCCGACCCGCCCGTGCGGGTGCGTTCGCATCCCTGGACCACGCACTCCCACCGGTAGATCGCGTGGCCACGCGGGATCGCGATGACCTCCGGGCGGAAGATCGGGTCGAACGACGGCCCGCTGATCAGCGCGGTCAGGATCTCCAGCCGGTCCCGGCCGACCCGGTCCGGACGCCCGGCGAACAACGGCCGAAGGTACTCCTGCCGCCGCATCACGCCTCACCCCAGACCGCGCGCAGTGCGGCGTCGAACGCCGGGTCGTGGACGTCGACGTGCCCGTAGACCTCATCGACCATCGCCGCCGACGCCCAACCGCCCGCGTCACGGGCGATCAGCAGGTTGCCGTCCGCGGCGTCAAGAACCGCTGAAGCAAACGTGTGCCGGAAGGCATGAGGTTTCACGAGCCCCAGACCGGCGCGTTTCCCGGCCCGGCCGAGCATCCGCCGGGCCCCGACCGGGGACCACGGCTGACCGGTATCGGTGCCATGCAGCTGGACCAGGAGCATGCCGTGGCCGGCGCCGGCCGGGTACTCGGTGATGACGTACTCGAAGTAGGCGTGCACCATCGCCGGACTGACCCGCTTGATCAGCCCGCCGGTCACAATGCCGTGCTCGACCCGCCAGGGATGCTTGGTCTTCGCCTCGGCCCGGTTCGGGTTTCCCGGACGGTGGCAGACGTGCAGGTGCGGGGCGCGACACTCGCCGCACCCCGCGTTCTCCCGCAGGTGCAGGTCGACCATGTGCAGCCCGCACAATTCACCGATCCGCAGGCCACCGTCCGCGAGCCAGGTCACCACCAGCCGGTCCCGGGCCGCATTCACGGCGGCCAGCAGCTTCCCTCTTGCGCCGTCCGGGAGCATCTTCGGATGCCGGCGGTGCGGCCCCGAGGGCGCGAGCTGGTTGGCCGGCAGCGTGGACTTCACGTGCCCGAGGAAGGACCGGCGCCGGTCCGCCCGCGACGGCAGCCGGGACGTGTCGAGCTTCCTGCCGAGCTCCCCGTTGATGCCGAGGGAGGACTGGTGCAGGTAGAAGCCCTTCAGACAGGCCGCCGCAGTAGACAGGGCCGAGCGTCCGTAGGGGCGCTTGCCGACCCTCCACGGTTCGCCGAGCGGCATGCGGACCTCGGCGCCGACGATGCCCATGTAGCGCTCAAGGTCCCGCAGCCGGACCTTGTCCAAGGCCAGGCATTCGCGCTCCAGCCACCGCAGGTGGTCCACCAGGTAGTACGCGTACGTCTTCTGCGTCCCCGAACCGTCATGCCGCCGCAGGAACCGGTCCGCCTCCTCATGGACTGTCCCCTCGGGCCACACGATCGTCCACGACCGCTGCCCGTCCTTCCGATTGATCTGCTGGACCCTCAGGTCCCCGACCACCACACGCTGTACCACTTCGTCCTCCAAACCGACACCAGAACATGACGAACGTCCCGGTCCCGGTCGGTAAACGGGCCCGTGACGATCGGATCACAGGCTCGAACGGACATCACGAACAACACAAATCACGGTCGGTAAAGTCCACGATGACGAGGTCTGTCTTTGCGTCTGTGAGGACCTGGCAGACGGCGTCGGCGATGTCGGTGACGTTCTGGCGGGGGCGTTGGGGCAGTCCGAGGAAGTTGGCGAATTCGCTGGCCAGTTTCCGGGGCGAGCCTTTGGGTGGCGTGGTGATGTAGACGACGGGGATGCGGTCCTGTCTGGGGTACTTCCGCTTGATCAATAGCTCATGCGTTTTGCCGAGGAGTTTGATGGCGGTGGTTTTGCCGGAGGCCCAGGGGCCGGAGACTACCAGTCCGCGCCGGGCGCTGATCTCACGCTGGTTGAGCATCATCAACAGCCGGCCCTGGTTCGTGATGGAGCGCACGGTTGAGGTTTCCACGATGACCAGTTCGGAGTGGTAGCTGATACGTTGCTCGTCGTAGCGTTCACGCTCGATGGCACTCATAGCCGCCAGTACCGCCGGGTCGGGCGGATCCATCTCGGGCGCGACTGAACTGACGAAGCTCCGCCAGCCCTGCAAAGTCGTGGTTGGCGCGCGGCTGGCGCTGGGAAGTTCTGCTGTTTCTACCACCATTCGTCGGCCTTTTCCTGGGGGTTGTATATCTTCAGCGGAATGACCTTCGCCAGCTGCGGGGTATCCGCTTCTCGTTCCGTGGCTGGTCCGGTCACTGGGTCCGGCGTCGGGGGCTTTTCCAGAGCAGGCTGAACGGTGTGTGGCCGCGGACGTTGGGCCACCACGGCAGCAGTATTGCGGGCGGCGGCCCGCTGGTCTTTCCTGTTCCTCGCCCGCGGTTTGGCCGGGGGTGAGGCTTTGTCGAGGATGCTGTCCACCGCAGCCTTGATGGTTTCCTCTGAGGGGTTCGTGATGCCGCGTTGCCCGACGATCTGGCGTCCGTAGTCCCAGATGTCGTCCCCGAAGGGTTGGGGAGAGGCGGACAGGTGTCGCCAGTAAGCGGTGATCCAGCCGCCGTCGTGGTGGTTGCGGATCCAGACACAACCGGCGTCATAGGGGTCGTATCTGACCTCCCATAGGTCCTTGAGCGCTTTCATCCCGGATTTCTGGCCGCGGTAAGGATTCAAATCGGCGGTGTCGTAGACCCGGTGGCGGATTTTGACACCATAGCTGTTGATCACCCGTGTTTCGGCGGGCAGGAGTTCCAGATAGTCCTCGGCGCCGAGCGGTACCGGGATATAGCCGCTGACCGCAAGAAGGGCCGCGTATTTCTCGTTCGGCGTCAGTACCCGGGAGGGTGTGAAGGGGTCCCGGAGCCCGTCGTGGGGGCGGTTTTGCCAGCCGGTGACGATCCATTCATCGAGAAGGTCCTGGATCTCCAGCAAGGAGAACACGGCCTGGTGCTCGGCGTTCTTGCCGCGTCGTTCGACGGAGGAACCCAGGTAGCCGGTGACGTATTGGGCGAAGAGTGTGCCGATGGACTGCAGGGTGCGTTCAATGACTGGCTTGTCGGTGGGCGTGTCGGGGTGTGCTGGCTGCAGGCTGATGCCCTGGCTGCGGCACGCGCTCTTGAAGGTGTTGGAGAGGTAGGCCTTGCCGTGGTCACAGACAATGGTTTCCGGAACGATAATCGGTTTCGCGGCGGCGTACTCGAGTCGTTCGTCGATGGATTTCATCGACCGGTAGGGCAGGGCGGAAGCGGCCATGGATGCCGCTTGGGCCCAACCAGGCCGCATCAGCTCGGGGGTCAGGCACCGCGCGAGCAGCAGGGCCGCGTCAACAGCCTTCGTTGCCGGGCGCACGACCGCTGCCGGGATGCTGCGAGTTGCGATGTCGACCATTGCGGTCAGTTCGACGCGGCCGATGACGCCGTCGTCGAGTTCGACGGCGATGTCCAGGGGAGTGGAGTCAATCTGCATCAATTCCCCGGGCCTGACCGGGTAGACGGCGCCGAAAGGTCCTTCCGGTTGCTGGGCAAGTGTGCGCCGGGTCCGGGCTGACCCGGTTGCGTGGCGCCCCTCGGCAAGCCTGCCGATGAGGCGGTGGAATGTGGCCCTCGACGGCAGAGGGACAACGTCCGGCCCGTGATCGGCTTCGAGTTGCTTGCGTACTTGGCGCATCAAACGGTCCGTGGTTCCTGATGACTGATGGGTGTTGCCTTCCAGCACTGAGAGGATGGCATCGACCACCCGCTGGTCCGTCCGGCCTGCCAGGGGCGTTTGGCGGATGAGCCGCCGGTCAACGAGCCCGAGGATGCCCCTTTTCTCGTAGGCATGGCGCAACCGCTGCAGCGAGCCGATGCTCATGGTTTCGCCCAATTCGTGAAGCTCCGCCAATTTGGCCTGTTCGCGTTGCCGCAAGGATGTGAGTTCGACGTCGAAGGTCCTTCTGGCGGTCTGGCCCGGATCGGCATTGCAGGGGATGCCCTCCAGGACTTCGGTCATGTGGCTTTCCATCCACCGCGCTCTTGCCTGCACGTCGGAAGGGAGCGATTCGAACAGCGGTGACGGGCCTGCGATCCGCCGCCGCGTTGGCTGAGTTCCCACGATCCTGAAGGTCTTGTCTGCCAGGAGTGATCCGACTTTGATCGCGACAGGTGCCTCGCCGGCAACGGCAAGCATGGCGACCTCACCGTCAAGAGCAGTTAGCCGGTAGATGACCCCTCGGAGCTCAACGTCATCACCGAGGGTCAATACGGCCCGCCCGCCCATCACGGTGCTTCGCCGTTCAGCCAGACCATCGTGCCCTGATGGAGGACCCGGGCGCAGATGTCAGTGCCGATGCGATGGGTCCAGAGAAGGTGGAACAACGGTGCAAGGATCGTGACAGGGTCACCGGTTGCAGCAGCCAGGCTACGTATTGACATCGGGCCGTCGGCGGCGAGCCTGTCCAGGAGCTT is part of the Arthrobacter methylotrophus genome and harbors:
- a CDS encoding Mu transposase C-terminal domain-containing protein, which gives rise to MTLGDDVELRGVIYRLTALDGEVAMLAVAGEAPVAIKVGSLLADKTFRIVGTQPTRRRIAGPSPLFESLPSDVQARARWMESHMTEVLEGIPCNADPGQTARRTFDVELTSLRQREQAKLAELHELGETMSIGSLQRLRHAYEKRGILGLVDRRLIRQTPLAGRTDQRVVDAILSVLEGNTHQSSGTTDRLMRQVRKQLEADHGPDVVPLPSRATFHRLIGRLAEGRHATGSARTRRTLAQQPEGPFGAVYPVRPGELMQIDSTPLDIAVELDDGVIGRVELTAMVDIATRSIPAAVVRPATKAVDAALLLARCLTPELMRPGWAQAASMAASALPYRSMKSIDERLEYAAAKPIIVPETIVCDHGKAYLSNTFKSACRSQGISLQPAHPDTPTDKPVIERTLQSIGTLFAQYVTGYLGSSVERRGKNAEHQAVFSLLEIQDLLDEWIVTGWQNRPHDGLRDPFTPSRVLTPNEKYAALLAVSGYIPVPLGAEDYLELLPAETRVINSYGVKIRHRVYDTADLNPYRGQKSGMKALKDLWEVRYDPYDAGCVWIRNHHDGGWITAYWRHLSASPQPFGDDIWDYGRQIVGQRGITNPSEETIKAAVDSILDKASPPAKPRARNRKDQRAAARNTAAVVAQRPRPHTVQPALEKPPTPDPVTGPATEREADTPQLAKVIPLKIYNPQEKADEWW